The proteins below come from a single Vanessa cardui chromosome 7, ilVanCard2.1, whole genome shotgun sequence genomic window:
- the LOC124531408 gene encoding uncharacterized protein LOC124531408 gives MSYSRTVFIFSLTYLGINAVPPEACFATFRSDDCGSPPVKVLYYWKPGSRCEVGVWRGCLPNMNMFKDEYECVATCIFVARASPEDYHELNAIERNDTETSIEESTPMSDATESSDLATNIGPDANATDGDGTTLGPEDGNKSGNNTDTSGGNSTSAPDTTNTGGS, from the exons ATGTCTTATTCTCGGaccgtatttattttttcattaacatATTTAGGAATAAATGCAG TGCCTCCGGAAGCTTGCTTCGCTACCTTCAGGTCGGATGATTGTGGAAGTCCACCTGTCAAAGTTCTCTATTACTGGAAGCCAGGTTCGAGATGCGAAGTCGGTGTTTGGCGAGGCTGTCTGCCAAATATGAACATGTTTAAAGATGAATACGAATGCGTTGCTACGTGTATATTTGTTGCGAGAGCGAGTCCTGAAGATTATCACGAATTGAACGCTATTGAAAGAAATGATACTGAAACATCAATCGAGGAATCAACACCAATGTCTGATGCAACGGAATCTAGTGATTTGGCTACAAACATTGGTCCAGATGCAAACGCAACGGATGGAGATGGCACAACACTCGGCCCTGAAGATGGTAATAAGTCAGGCAATAACACCGATACATCAGGAGGTAATTCAACATCGGCCCCTGACACCACTAATACTGGAGgatcttaa